GCCTGGAGGTCGAGGAGTCCATCGACCGCGAGGTGCTCGACCTGCTGGTGCGGGAGCTGAAGATCAGCGAGGCCGAGGTGTACCCGCTGCCGGGCCCGCTCGACCTCACCGGCCTCTTCCGCGTCGGCGGCATCGACCGGCCCGAGCTGAAGTACCGCAAGTTCGTCGCCGGCGTCCACCGCGATCTCGCCGAGGTCGAGTCGGCGTCCGCGGCCGACATCTTCGCCGCGCTGCGCAACCGGGACGTGCTGCTGCACCACCCGTACGACTCCTTCTCCACCTCCGTACAGGCGTTCCTGGAGCAGGCGGCCGAGGACGACGACGTCCTCGCGATCAAGCAGACCCTGTACCGGACCTCCGGCGACTCCCCGATCGTCAACGCGCTCATAGACGCCGCCGAGGCCGGCAAGCAGGTCCTCGTCCTGGTCGAGATCAAGGCCCGCTTCGACGAGCACGCCAACATCAAGTGGGCGCGCAAGCTGGAGGAGGCCGGCTGCCATGTCGTCTACGGCCTGGTCGGCCTGAAGACGCACTGCAAGCTGTCGCTGGTGGTCCGCCAGGAAGGCGACACGCTACGGCGGTACTGCCACGTCGGCACCGGCAACTACCACCCGAAGACGGCCCGCCTCTACGAGGACCTCGGCCTGCTCACCGCCGACCCCCAGGTCGGCGCGGACCTGTCCGACCTGTTCAACCGGCTGTCGGGATACTCGCGCCGCGAGACCTACCGACGGCTGCTGGTGGCCCCCAAGTCCCTCCGGGACGGTCTGATCGCACGGATCGACAAGGAGGTCCAGCACCACCGTGCCGGATGCCCCGCGTTCATCCGGATCAAGGTCAACTCGATGGTGGACGAAGCCGTCATCGACGCCCTGTACCGCGCGTCCCAGGCGGGCGTGCCGGTCGACATCTGGGTTCGCGGCATCTGCGCGATCCGCCCCGGAGTGGCGGGCCTCTCGGAGAACATCCGGGTCCGCTCGATCCTCGGCCGCTTCCTCGAGCACTCCCGGGTCTTCGCCTACGGCAACGGCGGCGAGCCCGAGGTGTGGATCGGCAGCGCCGACATGATGCACCGCAACCTCGACCGCCGCATCGAGGCCCTGGTGAGGGTCACCGACCCGGCTCACCGCGCCGCGCTCAACCGGCTCCTTGAGACCGGCATGTCCGACACCACCTCGTCCTGGCATCTCGGCCCGGACGGCGAGTGGACCCGGCACGCCCTCGACGCGGACGGCCAGCCCCTGCGGAACATCCAGGAGATGCTCATAGACGCCCGGAGGCGCCGGCGTGGCACAGCAACACCTTGAACCGACGGACCCCACGGCCGGGCTGACCGGGGATGCCCTCGCGGGCTATCTGCGCGCCCAGGCCACGGAGTTCCTCCGTGCACTGCGGCTGCACCGGGAGACCGGTGGCTCGGCCAACGGCTCGGGCGCGGGCTCAGGCTCGG
This genomic window from Streptomyces sp. DG2A-72 contains:
- a CDS encoding RNA degradosome polyphosphate kinase is translated as MSQSNTQAQVQHAQPSVGSIAAHRPHTVSAAVSDLEPDIDADLDAYEEAPYDGPQLPQGRFLDRERSWLAFNERVLELAEDPNTPLLERANFLAIFASNLDEFFMVRVAGLKRRIATGVATRSASGLQPREVLEMIWARARELMARHAACYHEDVAPALAEEGIHLVRWAELTEKEQARLFTLFRHQIFPVLTPLAVDPAHPFPYISGLSLNLAVVVRNPVTGHRHFARVKVPPLLSRFMESSPGRYVPIEDVIAAHLEELFPGMEVLEHHAFRLTRNEDLEVEEDDAENLLQALEKELMRRRFGPPVRLEVEESIDREVLDLLVRELKISEAEVYPLPGPLDLTGLFRVGGIDRPELKYRKFVAGVHRDLAEVESASAADIFAALRNRDVLLHHPYDSFSTSVQAFLEQAAEDDDVLAIKQTLYRTSGDSPIVNALIDAAEAGKQVLVLVEIKARFDEHANIKWARKLEEAGCHVVYGLVGLKTHCKLSLVVRQEGDTLRRYCHVGTGNYHPKTARLYEDLGLLTADPQVGADLSDLFNRLSGYSRRETYRRLLVAPKSLRDGLIARIDKEVQHHRAGCPAFIRIKVNSMVDEAVIDALYRASQAGVPVDIWVRGICAIRPGVAGLSENIRVRSILGRFLEHSRVFAYGNGGEPEVWIGSADMMHRNLDRRIEALVRVTDPAHRAALNRLLETGMSDTTSSWHLGPDGEWTRHALDADGQPLRNIQEMLIDARRRRRGTATP